The Micromonospora sp. Llam0 genome includes a window with the following:
- a CDS encoding glycosyltransferase, which translates to MALTVSVVIPNYNYAKTLDACLSSVYGQTYPPHEVIVVDDHSTDGSREIAARFPCRTVVHPDNRGVSAARNTGAALATGDVLFFLDSDEALEPDAIANAVAILRDDPAVGCVHGVIAPEPLVDDGPVEWYRTLHAYWWRRRHAGPVRTAFFAQAAIRRSVFDEVGPFDEELRDSEDLEYSDRLAPRTRIVLSERVVARHDEVARLGPLLAEQFRRSQLLARTVLAARREGRASLTANRPAGILAVAGALGMLPLALVHPAFALGSALLVAVFAVCDIGLLRFVARHRGRRFLPFFLGVHLLLHVALVAGAVLGCVRLLLGHRPTRWLTPLVLVSAVVALGFTVRAAGTAPLVALSRPAGLPLLLAATATNLAGLLIGMVAWRVLVPVRGLPAARIFFLGQLGKYLPGRVWGVVTHVDLGRQAGAPAERMITAYLVSIGLTILAGAGVGLLAAPGPWILLPLVGFVALLVRPALLDRPVALVARLVRRPVTPLPRAAVRAALALALLSWLVSGLHLWALAVALGAPADRSAAVAVGAFALATVAGSLSIVAPDGWGVREFALAAALATVLPWGVAGTVALASRLVCVVVEIGTSLAVLGLARFLHRGESHVHAVHP; encoded by the coding sequence ATGGCCCTCACCGTCTCCGTGGTCATCCCCAACTACAACTACGCCAAGACCCTCGACGCCTGCCTGAGCTCGGTGTACGGGCAGACGTACCCGCCGCACGAGGTCATCGTCGTCGACGACCACAGCACGGACGGTTCGCGGGAGATCGCCGCGCGGTTCCCATGCCGGACCGTCGTCCACCCGGACAACCGGGGCGTCTCCGCCGCCCGCAACACCGGAGCCGCCCTCGCCACCGGCGACGTGCTGTTCTTCCTCGACTCCGACGAGGCGCTGGAGCCCGACGCCATCGCCAACGCGGTAGCGATCCTGCGCGACGATCCGGCGGTCGGCTGCGTGCACGGGGTCATCGCACCGGAGCCGCTGGTCGACGACGGGCCGGTCGAGTGGTACCGCACGCTGCACGCGTACTGGTGGCGACGGCGGCACGCCGGCCCGGTCCGGACCGCCTTCTTCGCCCAGGCGGCGATCCGCCGCTCGGTGTTCGACGAGGTCGGGCCGTTCGACGAGGAGCTGCGCGACTCCGAGGACCTGGAGTACAGCGACCGGCTCGCCCCGCGTACCCGGATCGTGCTCAGCGAACGCGTCGTCGCCCGGCACGACGAGGTCGCCCGGCTCGGTCCGCTGCTGGCCGAGCAGTTCCGCCGCTCCCAGTTGCTCGCCCGGACCGTGCTGGCGGCCCGCCGCGAGGGCCGCGCCAGTCTGACCGCGAACCGGCCCGCCGGGATCCTCGCCGTGGCGGGGGCGCTGGGCATGCTCCCGCTGGCCCTGGTCCATCCGGCTTTCGCCCTCGGTTCGGCGCTGCTGGTCGCCGTCTTCGCGGTCTGTGACATCGGGCTGCTGCGGTTCGTCGCCCGCCACCGTGGTCGGCGGTTCCTGCCGTTCTTCCTCGGGGTGCATCTGCTGCTGCACGTCGCGCTGGTCGCCGGGGCGGTGCTGGGCTGCGTACGGCTGCTGCTCGGCCACCGGCCGACGCGCTGGCTCACCCCGCTGGTGCTGGTCTCCGCCGTGGTCGCGCTCGGCTTCACGGTACGCGCCGCCGGCACCGCACCGCTGGTGGCGCTGAGCCGCCCGGCCGGCCTGCCGCTGCTGCTGGCGGCGACCGCCACGAACCTGGCCGGGCTGCTGATCGGCATGGTGGCGTGGCGGGTCCTGGTCCCGGTCCGCGGCCTCCCGGCGGCCCGGATCTTCTTCCTCGGCCAGCTCGGCAAGTACCTGCCCGGACGGGTCTGGGGCGTGGTCACCCACGTGGACCTGGGCCGGCAGGCCGGGGCACCCGCCGAACGCATGATCACCGCCTACCTGGTCAGCATCGGGCTCACCATCCTCGCCGGGGCCGGGGTGGGACTGCTCGCCGCGCCGGGGCCCTGGATCCTGCTGCCCCTGGTCGGATTCGTCGCCCTGCTGGTCCGCCCGGCGCTGCTCGACCGGCCCGTCGCCCTGGTCGCCCGGCTCGTCCGACGCCCGGTCACCCCGCTGCCGCGAGCGGCGGTCCGCGCCGCGCTGGCGCTGGCGCTGCTGTCCTGGCTCGTCTCCGGCCTGCACCTGTGGGCGCTGGCGGTGGCGCTCGGCGCGCCGGCCGACCGCTCGGCTGCGGTCGCCGTCGGCGCGTTCGCGCTGGCCACCGTGGCCGGCAGCCTGTCGATCGTCGCACCCGACGGCTGGGGTGTCCGCGAGTTCGCGCTCGCCGCCGCGCTGGCCACCGTCCTGCCCTGGGGGGTGGCCGGCACGGTCGCCCTGGCCAGCCGGTTGGTCTGCGTCGTCGTCGAGATCGGCACCTCCCTCGCCGTACTCGGCCTGGCCCGTTTCCTGCATCGAGGAGAGTCTCATGTCCACGCTGTTCACCCTTGA
- a CDS encoding AfsR/SARP family transcriptional regulator — protein MRVEILGPLRVGYHGQHFRLPGRRSQVIMALLALEANRVVPMDRLIDAVWEDTPPSTARGQVQICLSTLRRAFTGRDLASPFETHRCGYLLRVADGQLDVDVFGRLIAEARSIASVGDLAAAAERLRAALALWTGPALAGLPGRILEAGRKRLEELRTAAIEERIRLDLALGRHEEVVSELIWLIERHRLRERLYALLMLALYRSGRQAEALNIYHAARTAFVDLLGIEPGDELRRLEQGILRGESDLELPTHRADTRRTYQPAAPRPTPHQLPTDTADFVGRQDEVTAACNALAPGRADGRAVPVVSVTGRAGIGKSALALHVAHRMLPGYPDGQLYASLDPAHGRTEQVLRRFLRALGVDRADIPAEIDEQTQLYRSRLAGQRILVVLDGVTDESQVQPLLPGSGTCGVLVTSRSALVGLPGAHRVRPRLLSPADGLRLLAKIVGHRRVDTEADAADALVTFCGGLPLALRIAGARLTAREHWGIGQLVARMRDDTRLLDELEHGPLSVRASLAGSYRALPDGPRRLLRRLALLDCAQLPAWVAAALLDTDPNVAEDLLEQLTDAQLVDADRAPGGGQPLYRLPALVRVFAAERADVEDTAVIREQSLRRVWATCLYLSGTASQPTEGAGTDMPSPTVTDAVVDRLRADPISWLAAELPTLMAAVHQAARLGWQGPAGDDVTGTPRTASG, from the coding sequence GTGCGTGTAGAAATACTGGGGCCCCTTCGCGTCGGCTACCACGGGCAGCACTTCCGCCTACCGGGGCGCCGCAGCCAGGTGATCATGGCGCTCCTCGCGCTGGAGGCCAACCGCGTCGTACCGATGGATCGGCTCATCGACGCGGTGTGGGAGGACACGCCTCCGTCGACCGCGCGCGGCCAGGTGCAGATCTGTCTGTCGACCCTGCGCCGGGCCTTTACCGGTCGTGACCTGGCCAGCCCTTTCGAAACGCACCGCTGCGGATATCTGCTCCGGGTCGCCGACGGTCAACTCGACGTCGACGTGTTCGGCCGGCTTATCGCCGAGGCACGCTCCATCGCGTCCGTCGGTGACCTGGCCGCCGCCGCCGAACGGCTGCGTGCGGCTCTGGCGCTGTGGACCGGTCCCGCCCTGGCCGGCCTGCCGGGGCGGATTCTCGAGGCAGGCCGGAAACGGCTGGAGGAGTTACGTACCGCCGCGATCGAGGAGCGGATCCGGCTCGATCTGGCCTTGGGCCGCCACGAAGAGGTGGTCAGTGAGCTGATCTGGCTCATCGAACGCCATCGGCTACGCGAGCGGCTGTACGCACTTCTGATGCTGGCGTTGTACCGCTCGGGCCGGCAGGCGGAGGCGCTGAACATCTACCACGCCGCGCGGACTGCGTTCGTCGACCTGCTCGGCATCGAGCCGGGCGACGAGTTGCGCCGCCTCGAACAGGGAATTCTCCGTGGCGAGTCCGACCTCGAACTACCCACGCACCGCGCCGATACCCGCCGGACGTACCAGCCGGCGGCACCGCGCCCCACGCCACACCAGCTACCGACGGACACAGCAGACTTCGTCGGCCGCCAGGACGAGGTCACCGCCGCCTGCAACGCGCTGGCTCCAGGCAGGGCCGACGGACGGGCGGTACCGGTGGTCAGTGTCACCGGCCGTGCCGGCATCGGAAAATCCGCCCTGGCCCTGCACGTGGCACACCGCATGCTTCCCGGCTACCCGGACGGGCAGCTCTACGCGTCGCTCGACCCGGCGCACGGCCGTACGGAGCAGGTCCTGCGGCGCTTCCTCCGCGCGCTCGGCGTGGACCGGGCCGACATCCCAGCGGAGATCGACGAGCAGACCCAGCTGTACCGGAGCCGACTCGCGGGTCAGCGGATCCTCGTCGTACTCGACGGCGTCACCGACGAGTCGCAGGTCCAGCCGCTGCTACCCGGTAGCGGCACCTGCGGCGTGCTCGTCACCAGCCGATCCGCGTTGGTGGGCCTGCCCGGCGCGCACCGGGTCCGGCCCCGGCTGCTCAGTCCGGCCGACGGGCTGCGGCTGCTCGCCAAGATCGTCGGTCACCGGCGGGTGGACACCGAGGCGGACGCGGCGGACGCTCTCGTCACCTTCTGTGGCGGACTGCCCCTCGCCCTGCGTATCGCCGGTGCCCGGCTGACCGCGCGGGAGCACTGGGGCATCGGTCAACTCGTGGCGCGGATGCGTGACGACACGCGGCTGCTCGACGAGCTGGAGCACGGACCGCTCAGTGTGCGGGCGAGCCTGGCGGGTAGCTACCGGGCCCTGCCCGACGGCCCCCGCCGGCTGCTGCGCCGGCTCGCGCTGCTGGACTGCGCTCAGCTCCCGGCCTGGGTCGCGGCGGCGCTGCTGGACACCGACCCGAACGTCGCCGAGGACCTGCTCGAACAGTTGACCGACGCGCAACTGGTGGACGCGGATCGCGCGCCGGGTGGCGGCCAGCCGCTGTACCGGTTGCCGGCGCTGGTCCGCGTGTTCGCCGCGGAACGGGCCGATGTCGAGGACACCGCAGTCATCCGGGAGCAGTCGCTGCGCCGGGTCTGGGCCACCTGCCTGTACCTGTCCGGTACGGCGAGCCAACCGACGGAGGGAGCCGGCACGGACATGCCGTCGCCGACGGTGACCGACGCGGTGGTGGACCGGCTGCGCGCCGATCCGATCAGCTGGCTGGCGGCCGAACTGCCCACCCTGATGGCCGCGGTGCACCAGGCCGCCCGGCTCGGCTGGCAGGGCCCGGCCGGTGACGACGTCACCGGTACGCCGCGTACGGCCAGCGGTTAG
- a CDS encoding aspartate aminotransferase family protein: MTSFGFGRELVDRAEGAYLYQRDGRRILDITGGVGVLNHGHNHPRILAARRRYTDRHRMEVHKTYFSPYLAALSHNLAQLLPGDLNMSFLPNSGAEAVEGAVKLAYKYHDGRRATVLRADISFHGKLLGSGGLTGQSQYAFPTIPGIDTFTYGDLESVRAAVARHRGDVYAILIEPFSASTIRWCSAEFLYGLRQLCTEQDIVLIFDEIYTGWGKTGSLFYFMRHEGLIPDVLTTSKSFGGGKSSISAFVAREPLYRKAYDNLGDALLQSTSTTYYGFGEECATALEAVNVAVGDDYPALARDLERVLRPGLARIAKQYPDIVSQVAGAGALWGVFIDGGPRILDLVAKLAPGGIAKDPRFRTKLVTCAVINALYHDHDVFAYYTLNGRNPLIFAPSLVTVPADVERAVDSLDRTLAQGLGRLVTRFVREKVSTLW; encoded by the coding sequence ATGACCTCGTTCGGGTTCGGCCGCGAACTGGTCGACCGCGCCGAGGGCGCCTACCTCTACCAGCGTGACGGCCGCCGGATCCTCGACATCACCGGCGGGGTCGGCGTGCTCAACCACGGTCACAACCACCCGCGGATCCTGGCCGCCCGACGACGGTACACCGACCGGCACCGGATGGAGGTGCACAAGACCTACTTCTCTCCGTACCTGGCCGCGCTGTCCCACAACCTCGCCCAACTGCTCCCCGGCGACCTGAACATGTCGTTCCTGCCGAACTCCGGCGCCGAGGCGGTGGAGGGGGCGGTCAAGCTCGCGTACAAGTACCACGACGGGCGCCGCGCGACGGTGCTGCGCGCCGACATCAGCTTCCACGGCAAGCTGCTGGGCTCCGGCGGCCTGACCGGGCAGAGCCAGTACGCCTTCCCCACCATCCCCGGTATCGACACCTTCACCTACGGCGATCTGGAGTCGGTGCGCGCCGCCGTCGCCCGCCACCGGGGCGACGTCTACGCCATCCTCATCGAGCCGTTCAGCGCGTCGACGATCCGCTGGTGCTCGGCCGAGTTCCTCTACGGCCTACGCCAGCTCTGCACCGAGCAGGACATCGTCCTGATCTTCGACGAGATCTACACCGGCTGGGGCAAGACCGGCAGCCTGTTCTACTTCATGCGTCACGAAGGGCTGATCCCCGACGTGCTGACCACGTCGAAGTCGTTCGGTGGCGGCAAGTCGTCGATCTCCGCGTTCGTCGCCCGGGAACCGCTGTACCGCAAGGCCTACGACAACCTCGGCGACGCGTTGCTGCAGAGCACCAGCACCACCTACTACGGCTTCGGCGAGGAGTGCGCCACCGCGCTGGAGGCGGTCAACGTCGCGGTCGGCGACGACTACCCGGCCCTGGCCCGCGACCTGGAACGGGTCCTGCGTCCCGGCCTGGCGCGGATCGCCAAGCAGTACCCGGACATCGTCAGCCAGGTGGCCGGCGCCGGTGCGCTGTGGGGGGTCTTCATCGACGGCGGCCCACGGATCCTCGACCTCGTCGCCAAGCTGGCCCCCGGCGGCATCGCCAAGGACCCACGGTTCAGGACGAAGCTGGTCACCTGCGCCGTGATCAACGCGCTCTATCACGACCACGACGTGTTCGCCTACTACACCCTCAACGGCCGCAACCCGCTGATCTTCGCACCGAGTCTGGTGACCGTGCCGGCGGACGTCGAACGCGCCGTGGACAGCCTGGACCGCACCCTCGCCCAGGGGCTCGGCCGGCTGGTCACCCGGTTCGTCCGGGAGAAGGTGAGCACGCTGTGGTGA
- a CDS encoding carboxypeptidase-like regulatory domain-containing protein has product MYGLLTRSGLRFAVLLLVSPVFATGASTVSAADQAPDRGATAESGVVSTTVRDAVTGLPARACVRFVPMERDRYTLIDLGDLQLGRGSHCAAADGTLLADGVEPGRYQLFVSPPYDEQRHGLQWVGTHGGTGQRHRAAVIRVRAGAVTSAPQIRLDPPGEITGTVTAAATGRPVAGVYVGLVPMVPHPKYTPDVAITDAVGRYTVGRLGPYDWALQFSGPQIATQWSGGVGNARLARTVPVRAGGSSTLDQPLRGATVVRGNVVVDELPSYSPVIAFNAVTGDVSGVDYVGDTYQLQVLPGQAIKLRCDCGFGLSRWHPSGDVFREARLVWVGRSEVIIDFDMTVPSQ; this is encoded by the coding sequence ATGTACGGATTGTTGACCCGGTCCGGTCTCCGGTTCGCCGTCCTGCTGCTCGTGTCACCCGTGTTCGCCACCGGCGCGTCCACCGTGTCTGCTGCGGACCAGGCCCCTGACCGGGGCGCTACGGCCGAATCGGGAGTGGTGAGCACCACCGTTCGCGACGCCGTCACCGGCCTGCCCGCCCGCGCGTGCGTCCGATTCGTGCCGATGGAACGCGACCGGTACACCTTGATCGATCTCGGCGACCTGCAGCTCGGCCGGGGTAGTCACTGTGCTGCTGCGGACGGCACACTCCTCGCGGACGGTGTCGAACCGGGCCGCTACCAGCTCTTCGTCAGCCCGCCGTACGACGAGCAGCGGCACGGGCTGCAATGGGTCGGGACGCATGGTGGCACCGGGCAACGGCATCGTGCCGCCGTGATCCGGGTCCGGGCCGGTGCCGTGACCTCCGCGCCACAGATCCGACTCGATCCGCCGGGCGAGATCACCGGCACCGTCACTGCCGCAGCCACCGGCCGGCCGGTGGCCGGCGTGTACGTCGGGCTGGTCCCCATGGTGCCGCATCCGAAGTACACCCCGGATGTGGCGATCACTGACGCCGTCGGCCGCTACACGGTCGGTAGGCTCGGACCGTACGACTGGGCGCTACAGTTCTCCGGTCCGCAGATCGCGACCCAGTGGTCCGGCGGGGTCGGTAACGCCCGACTTGCCCGGACGGTGCCGGTGCGGGCGGGCGGCAGCAGCACATTGGACCAGCCGTTGCGCGGCGCGACCGTGGTGCGCGGCAACGTTGTGGTCGACGAACTGCCCAGCTACAGCCCGGTGATTGCCTTCAACGCGGTTACCGGTGACGTCTCTGGTGTGGATTACGTCGGTGACACCTACCAGTTGCAAGTGCTGCCCGGTCAGGCAATCAAACTGCGCTGCGACTGCGGCTTTGGTCTTAGCCGTTGGCATCCGAGCGGCGACGTCTTCCGTGAGGCGAGGTTGGTCTGGGTTGGTCGTTCAGAGGTCATCATCGACTTCGACATGACCGTCCCCAGCCAGTAG